A region from the Armigeres subalbatus isolate Guangzhou_Male unplaced genomic scaffold, GZ_Asu_2 Contig1259, whole genome shotgun sequence genome encodes:
- the LOC134202547 gene encoding Golgi-associated plant pathogenesis-related protein 1-like, producing the protein EEAIVMANLRKRVAAVDLNKAPRRNNTATNLDDINFNDTGQTQDQLDNRPLLPKSLGQSTPDRKDRQKNGTNDGGEESPKVKVVMDKDFIFECLCWHNEYRMRHGAPALSISSELCEYASAWANHLASTNELYYQSGATYGQNIFCCPANSLLTDLSGQEVATYWYSTNRRYDYFKESHLLHTNVNTGHFSQMVWRASKYFGVSKSISKTGKLFVVAYYYPAGNVMGEFRQNVLPPIVATDDPHLSRPPSSKDLENLSASH; encoded by the exons GGAGGAAGCCATCGTCATGGCCAACCTTCGGAAACGGGTTGCCGCAGTCGATCTGAACAAGGCGCCTCGCAGAAACAACACCGCCACCAATTTGGATGACATCAACTTTAATGACACCGGGCAAACCCAAGACCAGCTGGACAACCGCCCGCTTCTGCCCAAATCGCTGGGCCAGTCGACGCCGGACCGCAAGGATCGGCAAAAGAATGGCACTAATGATGGTGGGGAGGAATCTCCCAAAGTGAAGGTGGTCATGGATAAGGATTTCATCTTCGAGTGTTTGTGCTGGCACAACGAATACCGGATGCGACACGGAGCGCCCGCTTTGAGTATCTCTTCCGAGCTGTGCGAGTATGCTTCCGCGTGGGCCAACCATCTGGCCAGTACGAATGAGTTGTACTACCAGAGCGGTGCCACATATGGGCAGAATATTTTCTGCTGTCCGGCGAACTCGTTGCTGACGGATCTTTCCG GTCAAGAGGTGGCCACTTACTGGTACAGTACCAACCGACGGTATGACTACTTTAAAGAAAGTCACCTGCTGCACACCAACGTTAACACCGGGCACTTCAGTCAGATGGTGTGGCGGGCGAGCAAGTACTTCGGTGTCAGCAAATCCATTTCCAAAACGGGCAAACTGTTTGTGGTGGCGTATTACTATCCGGCCGGCAACGTGATGGGCGAGTTCCGGCAGAATGTTCTGCCACCCATCGTGGCCACCGATGATCCCCACCTGTCGCGACCACCCTCAAGCAAGGACCTGGAAAATCTGAGTGCTTCCCACTGA